A genomic window from Nitrospira sp. includes:
- the larC gene encoding nickel pincer cofactor biosynthesis protein LarC: protein MARHLHFDCFSGISGDMTLGALVDVGLPFKDLVRGLTSLRIDGFRLARKRVERGAISATKVDVLIDKGFRTPLTLSQIAKILRKSGLPPVVKERSQAVFDVLADAEGKAHGVEPSHVHFHEVGVIDSFVDVVGGVLGLHLLDIQRVTASAVNVGSGMLQSAHGALPVPGPAVAALAVGVPIYAKGPERELTTPTGMALLRTLATDFECLPPMQVRRVGYGAGTADPAQWANVLRVFIGDAPASGVAVETIVELHTNLDDLNPQVYETVFERLFAAGAVDATLAPVTMKKGRPGTVLSVLAPREQVEAVLAVLFSDTTALGVRTQDVQRRVLPRRFASVQVQGGDVRIKVADHQPGRSKAAPEYDDCKRIAEQSGRPVKDILEEAMLAFRRTQAGTKRTTKRA, encoded by the coding sequence GTGGCCAGGCATCTTCATTTCGACTGTTTTTCCGGTATCAGCGGCGACATGACGTTGGGCGCGCTGGTTGATGTGGGGTTGCCATTCAAGGATCTCGTGCGCGGACTCACCTCGTTGAGGATCGATGGCTTCCGGCTGGCGCGAAAGAGAGTCGAGCGCGGAGCCATCAGCGCGACGAAAGTCGATGTGCTGATCGACAAGGGCTTTCGCACGCCGTTAACTCTGTCACAAATTGCCAAAATTCTTCGGAAGAGCGGCCTGCCGCCAGTGGTCAAAGAACGGAGTCAGGCGGTATTCGATGTCCTAGCTGATGCCGAAGGGAAAGCTCACGGGGTCGAGCCGTCGCACGTGCATTTCCATGAAGTGGGCGTGATCGATTCATTTGTCGATGTCGTCGGCGGGGTCCTCGGCCTGCACCTCCTCGACATTCAACGTGTGACGGCCTCCGCTGTCAATGTCGGTTCCGGCATGCTTCAGTCGGCTCATGGTGCCTTGCCTGTGCCGGGACCAGCCGTGGCGGCCTTGGCGGTCGGCGTGCCGATTTATGCCAAGGGGCCTGAGCGAGAGCTGACAACGCCGACGGGGATGGCGTTGTTGCGGACCTTGGCGACTGATTTCGAGTGTCTCCCACCCATGCAGGTTCGTCGGGTGGGCTATGGAGCAGGGACCGCCGACCCGGCGCAATGGGCCAATGTGCTGCGTGTGTTCATCGGCGACGCGCCAGCCTCGGGCGTCGCGGTGGAAACGATTGTCGAACTGCACACCAACCTCGACGATCTCAATCCGCAAGTGTATGAGACGGTATTCGAACGTCTCTTTGCCGCCGGGGCTGTGGATGCGACATTGGCGCCGGTGACCATGAAGAAAGGACGGCCAGGGACTGTCCTGTCCGTGCTGGCTCCGCGAGAACAGGTCGAGGCGGTGTTGGCGGTGTTGTTCTCCGACACCACGGCGCTGGGCGTTCGGACGCAGGACGTCCAACGGCGGGTGCTGCCGCGACGCTTTGCGTCGGTCCAGGTTCAAGGGGGTGACGTGCGGATCAAAGTGGCGGATCATCAACCGGGGCGGAGCAAGGCGGCTCCGGAGTATGACGACTGCAAACGCATTGCCGAACAGAGCGGCAGGCCGGTAAAGGACATTTTAGAGGAGGCCATGCTGGCGTTCCGGCGCACGCAGGCCGGAACGAAACGGACGACGAAACGCGCATGA